One genomic region from Leishmania braziliensis MHOM/BR/75/M2904 complete genome, chromosome 35 encodes:
- a CDS encoding aldose 1-epimerase-like protein, translating into MENGFPGELVSKVTYSIERAKPNVLKTAYDSYIPETSPADATPVNIFNHAYWNLNGIPERNGKRDAVWVQPQSVHNHWLRVPASRVAEADRMAIPTGEYLSVDGTPLDFRKGRVLKDGIRDPALDRDPCGYDHPLAIDGWEKGKLMLHAEAKSPTTNICMKVYSTFPCMWVYTANNKPLPASGGPGQRYARWTGMGLEPQYFPDSANHYPKYPSCIVRRGENRFTEVILNEFTVSGSSKV; encoded by the coding sequence ATGGAGAACGGCTTCCCCGGTGAGCTGGTGAGCAAGGTCACCTACTCAATTGAGCGGGCAAAGCCAAACGTGCTCAAGACCGCCTACGACTCCTACATCCCGGAGACGAGCCCGGCAGATGCCACCCCGGTCAACATATTCAACCACGCCTACTGGAACCTCAACGGTATCCCAGAGCGCAACGGCAAACGCGACGCCGTGTGGGTGCAGCCGCAGAGCGTGCACAACCACTGGCTCCGCGTGCCGGCAAGCCGGGTGGCCGAGGCGGATCGTATGGCTATTCCGACTGGCGAATACCTCAGCGTAGACGGTACCCCGCTTGACTTCCGCAAGGGACGAGTACTGAAGGATGGCATAAGAGACCCCGCTCTCGACCGCGACCCGTGCGGCTACGACCACCCCCTCGCCATCGATGGCTGGGAAAAGGGCAAGTTGATGCTGCATGCCGAGGCGAAGAGCCCGACCACAAACATCTGCATGAAGGTGTACTCGACCTTCCCATGCATGTGGGTGTACACAGCCAACAACAAGCCACTGCCGGCGAGCGGCGGCCCGGGACAGCGGTACGCGCGTTGGACTGGTATGGGACTCGAGCCACAGTACTTCCCTGACAGCGCGAACCACTACCCCAAGTACCCGTCGTGCATTGTGCGTCGTGGCGAGAACCGCTTCACCGAGGTCATACTCAACGAGTTCACTGTCAGTGGCAGCTCCAAGGTGTGA